In Bos indicus x Bos taurus breed Angus x Brahman F1 hybrid chromosome 4, Bos_hybrid_MaternalHap_v2.0, whole genome shotgun sequence, the sequence TATACAAAGAATGCGAAGCTAACTCCTTAGGAAAGTAGTGTGATATAAAGAAAGCCTGGGATAGGAGTCAGGAAAGTTAGTTCTGGCTCTCTGAAACTCTGGAACAGCccattgccctctctgggcctcattttctCTATAATATATAAAAGGAGTTAAAAGTCTACTTCACACAGCAAATCAACCATTTAGAAATTGTTTATTATAGGCCAGGTAATATTCTAGGCTCCAGGAACCTAAGCAGGAAACAAAAACAGGCACAGTTCCTACTGTCATGGATTTGATGTGCTAGATGATCTCCATTCAACTCCAAGACCCAGCACGCTAAAACTCTGCCTTTAGGCTGCAGAGAGGCCAGAGTGGACGGTCAGGATGGCTAAATGACCAAAGGAAATAGGGTTTGACCTCTGAAGGGAGCAGTGTTCTTTTGGGGAGCAGAAGCAAGTGCCCCTCACTCCCATCTTGCTTCCCCCAGGTCCTGGGCATCAGAACTTAATATCAATAATGGCAGCCAATTGACTTTTATCCTAAAAGGCAGGTCTAGGGCTCAAAGAAACttccagaaatagaaatatattttgttttgtttttcagttagaTAACTAGAGAAATGGGAAAATCCATTGATACTTTTATTAAACTTATCTAAAATGACTAACTTTAACAGATAGAtgaaatttcataaaaattaatgatCACTATATTAATTGTTCCTAACCTCTATTTCTTTAGAGGTTAGGAAAAACACAACTtacatatgtaaatttaaaagaaatgaattatttgTTATATATAAACAGAACATAACACTTCTTTTACCAAACATGAAGCCCCAGGCTTGATTTCtataatacatgaaaataatGTACTTCATATTATCAAGAGAGAAATACTActgatttttattctgtattttctatttcccATTTGTTGATTTAGTGTTAAAGAAGGAAAGtttttactcagccattaaaaagagtgaaatattcacactataaaatagataataagaacctactgtatagcacagggaaatctactcaataGTCTATAAtggctatatgggaaaagaatctgcaaaaagagtggatatgtgaatatgtgtaactgattcactttgctatacacctgacaCTAACATAacattagaaatcaactatagtccaaaaaaaacattttttcaggaAGAATGAGGTAAcaacatttgcagcaacatggttggaCCTAAAGAGTGTCGTactaagtggaataagtcagacagagaaagacaaatatatgacaccacttataaaaagtgaaagtgaaagtcactcagtcatgtccgactctttgtgaccccatggactatacaacccatggaattctccaggccagaatactggaatgggcatcctttcccttctccaggggatcttcccaacccagggatcaaacccaggtctcctgcattgcaggcagattctttaccagctgagccaccacagaagcccaagaatactagaatgggtagcctatcccttctccagtggatcttcctgacccaggaatcggaccggggtctcctgcattgcaggtggattctttaccagctgagctagtaagcagaatctaaaaagaaaaaattgatacaaacgaacttattcaCAAAAGGGACACAGACTCAAAGACttaagagaacaaatttatggttaccagggggagaGACTTTGGGGGAGggacagattgggagtttgggattgacatgtacacactggtaaatttaaaacagataaccagcaaggacctaatgtatagcacaaggaattctgctcaatattgtgtaatagcctaaatgggaaaagaatttgaaagagaatagatacatatatatgtataactgaatcactctgtgtatacctgaaactaacacaacattgttaatcaactatactccaatataaaattttaaaaaaatttttaaagaaggaaaaatttttaagtcaGTCCTCTTTGGGAGAGCTAtcaaaaaattatctcaaaacagTCTCCTGACCACCCCTCTCTCCAGCTCACAGGCCCTGGGCTCTTCAAGCACATACAGTCTTCCACAGGATTCTCTGACATGCCTGCTTCATCCTGGGGTTCCCCATGATCAGTATGACAGAATGAAGAAAAGGGTAGGTGGCCATGAGTGTCTCAGAGATGAAGACAGTGAAGAGATCTGCAGGAAAAGTCTTGGAGCTGATGGAGAAGGGGCTGGCCAGGATGTAGACCATGTAAAGTACAAGGAAACAGCCCAAGGACTTCAGGACAGTGATATGAGCCTTGGCCTGAGCATCTCTTCTGCCAGCTGTATGGACCTTCATCTTCCTGTAGTGTCTATACAAAGAGACACAGCAGCCCAGAGGAAACAGGAAACATCGTGAAAGGCATCATACTTTCTGTATTGAgctgtaatatacatatatagtgcCAGTTTGAAATGGGGAATAAGATGCTGCTGTTTCCTTGGGAAGGACTGGAGAAGTCTAAGCTACCCCTGACTGTAAGTAACAAATGGATCGTGAAGTACACCAGAAAGCACCAGCAACTCTGGTAACAGGCCTTCTGCTTCAGCCACAAAGAGACAGGGTGTTCAACGGTCATGATCTTCCTACAATAGAAGACACTGAGAAAACTCGCAAACCACAGGCTGACCTGGCTTACCAGAACCCTGAAGACACTGAGCCAGCGAAGCCAATGGCTGCTCTGGAAAAGCAGGAACAGACTTGAGTCCACCATAATCAACCATTGTAGAAGCAACTAACAGACCGCCAGGCCCAGGACAATGAGGTTATACGAGGACACCCTGAACGTTCGGAGACATTCTCCGAAACTCCAGACCACAAGAACTCCATTTCCAGTGAGGCCAATGAGAGATTCAGCTACTGCCACCAGCATCAGCAGTCCTAGGatagaagagggcatggctagggaagtcccttactgCTGTCGCAGAAGGTGCTCTGCTTTAGTGCAGATAAGTGTATACAGCTCCTGGCTATACTGAAGATTCCCTGAAGGTGATACCACACTCAAGGCAATTTCTTAGATCACAAAATCTGGATTTGGTCTTACCCTTCTGCAATCTGTTCTCAAGCATAGACTGAACAGCTCTGACCAGGAGCAAAGAGTTCAGAAGTTACAAATCTCTCTGTATTTGCATTCACGTGAATGAACACGGAACAAACCCTGAAACAAGACATTTGAAAGATCACAGACACCAAGTCTCCTTCTCAAGGATATTGGGTTAACATTAGATACTAACATATCAtagaataagggcttcccaggtggcactagtgataaagaaccctcctgccaatgcaggagacataagagacgtgggtctgatctctgggttgggaagatgccctggagtaggaaatggcaacccactccagtattcttgcctggagaatcccatgcatagGGCTACAGTCctataggctacagtccatggggtcacaataagttggacacaactgaagcaacttagcatatatgCACATCAACAAGAGAGACCAAATCAAAACATTCTTAGATTCTATACCATGCCAGATGTGAGCTTattcatataaaaaagaaattctattttctttctttaatataaatttatttattttaattggaggttaattactttacaatattgtattggttttgcca encodes:
- the TAS2R5 gene encoding LOW QUALITY PROTEIN: taste receptor type 2 member 5 (The sequence of the model RefSeq protein was modified relative to this genomic sequence to represent the inferred CDS: inserted 2 bases in 1 codon; substituted 1 base at 1 genomic stop codon) produces the protein MPSSILGLLMLVAVAESLIGLTGNGVLVVWSFGECLRTFRVSSYNLIVLGLAVCXLLLQWLIMVDSSLFLLFQSSHWLRWLSVFRVLVSQVSLWFASFLSVFYCRKIMTVEHPVSLWLKQKACYQSCWCFLVYFTIHLLLTVRGSLDFSSPSQGNSSILFPISNWHYICILQLNTESMMPFTMFPVSSGLLXVSLYRHYRKMKVHTAGRRDAQAKAHITVLKSLGCFLVLYMVYILASPFSISSKTFPADLFTVFISETLMATYPFLHSVILIMGNPRMKQACQRILWKTVCA